The genomic DNA CTGAGGTGTACCGGGACATTATCCTGGGCGAAGGCAATCCCAGGCGACTCAAATTATTTCTCGATTGTTTTCAAATCTCAATTCAGGAAACGGTTTCCCACACCGTAATTGACATGCATCGTCTGTAATTAGAAAGAACAATTATGAAGACTACGTTAGCGCTAATTGGAATATCGGCTGTGTTCGCAGGAGCATTCGCAACTACCTATCAACCTCCGAAAATGAAGATGACAACCGAGATTCCCGACGGCATTTCAACTCCTGACATACTAGAAACGCCGATTGGTACGCTGCGGTCTTCCGATGGTGTTCCGGATGCTGCAACAACTCAAGTGGTCTTTGATCAACTCGATTTCCAACGAGCGACACAAGCCTATCTATCAACGATCCAAATATCTTCAATGAATGCCATGCGAAGTGGCTTGCTTGGATTCGGGCCTGCGAATCGAACGGCTCTATTGTTTGAGGACCTGATGGACTCCAAAGCGTTGTGGCTTACGCCGAACACGGTCTCTGTGTACATGGCGTTATGGCTGGAACTGGGAGACGAACCGATGGTCATCGAGACGCCTCCAAATGTACTGGGGCTAATCGACGATGCATGGTTCAAATATGTCGCCGACTTTGGCAACGCGGGACCGGACAAAGGAATGGGCGGGAAGTTTCTGATTCTTCCTCCCGGCTATCAAGGAGACGTGCCCGAGGGATATCACGTTGCTAAAACTGAAACGCATGGCAACTGGGTCTTGTGGCGCGGCTTTCAAGAGGATGGCTCCACAAAACCTGCGGTTGACGCCACCAAAAAGCACTTCCGCGTGTACGCGCTTTCACAAAAGGACAATCCTCCAAAGATGTCTTTCGTGAATGTTTCGGGCAAGTTTCACAACACCATCCACCGGATGGATTACGGATATTGGGAAGAACTGAATGACGTGATCCAGCGTGAGCCGACCGATGCACTCGACCCTGAAATCCTCGGCTGGCTGGCAACCATCGGAATTCAAAAAGGGAAAGAGTTTAAGCCGGACGCCCGCATGAAAAAAATCCTGACCGATGCCGCAAATGTTGCCGCGATTACGGCGCGGGCTTTGACGGCTCGACCCCGGGATCAACGATTGTATGTCTATCCGGGCAAACGGGTCTGGACCAATCCGTTCATTCAAGGACGCTACGATTTCCTGCTTGATGGCGTGCGACTTATCGATTCGCGAATCTATATGCACTTCTACGCCACGGGAATCACGCCTGCGATGGCGATTAAGAATGTCGGCAAAGGATCACAGTATCTCATCGCATATCTGGACAAAGACGAAAACGCGTTGGATGGCAGCAAAACTTACAAGATTCACCTGCCGCCCAACGTGCCCGCAAAAGACTTCTGGTCGTTCACGATTTACGACACGCAAACGCGTTCCATGCTGCAAACCGACCAGCAGTTTCCCGGTTTGGACAACAATCAGAAAGGACTCGTGCAAAACAAGGACGGCTCCTACGACATTTACTTTGGCCCCAAGCCTCCAAAAGGGTTTGAAAACAATTGGATTCAATCGGTTCCAGGAAAAGGATGGCACACCATCTTTCGACTCTATGGCCCGTTGAAACCGTTCTACGACAAAACATGGAAGCCGAGCGATCCGGAACTTCTCAAATAGCAACCGCGCTAGTGCGAGAATCACTTCTTTCAGGACTTCATACAATGAGAACCAACTGTCAATTGCCGTTTGGCCTGATCGCATTAGCGGCATTTTGCTACTCATCAGCATCCGCACAGACGTCGCGGGACACCTATCTTGGAAAACTCAAATTTCAGGATCAGACAATCACGAAAAAAACGGCCGAATTGCTGCATGAGCAAATCGCATTGCAGCGTGCCACGCAATTGGTCACGTGGGCGATGCCCATGATGAACTTTGAAACGCTTTATCCGGCGATGCTAATAAATCAAAAGATGAGCGAGAAGGACGTCTTCTTCAGTTTGTGTGATGGCTACGACGGCGTTTATCCCTACATGACAGCCAACGTGACCACTCCCTACACAATCGCAATGTCGGATATGTCGAAGACGGGCCCGGTTGTCCTCGATCTTCCCGCTGGGGAAATCTACGGCGTCGTCAACAACGCCTGGATGCAGCCACTCAAAGAAATCGGTTCAGGCGAGCCGGAGACGCTGTTGTTGCTCGGCCCCGGTCAGAAAGCTCCGAAGAGTTTCAAGGGGGAGACCATTCAGTCCAACACCTTCCTTGTGCTTTACTTCTACAGGGCACTTGGCACGGGTGAAGAAGCAAAGAAACTCAGGACTGCGGTCCAAGCCTATAAACTCTCTGAGGCAAAGAAGCCACCCAAAACGAAGTTCATCAAATACGCCCCCAAACCGGGCGACAAGGTCATGATCAACACTCAACCTCGTGACTTCCGCTTCTGGAAACTTGTGAACGCCTACGTCCAGCGCGAACCAATGGCAGAACGTGACCGGTTCTTCTATGCTTGGCTCAAAGATCTGGGGATCGAAAAAGGCAAGCCGTTCAAGCCGACAGACAAGCAAAAAGAGACCATGCAAAAGGCTCTTGATGTTGGCATGGCGATGGCCCAGGCAATCTCGTTCAACAAAACGAAAGAGATGTTCGCCACTAGTCTTTACCGGGGTGACTCTGGATGGGAAGACGCGATGGCGGGCATGAATCCCAAAATTGACCTTAAGAACTACTCTCAATTTAACGAACGTGCGTCCTACGGTTTTGAAGCCACGACGACGTCGGCCGGAATGGTATCGCGCGTCCCAGGCAAGGGGTCAGCCTATTTGGGGAGTTACTACGATGCGGACGGCAACGCCTTGATGGGCGGGAAACACTACCAACTTCGGATCGAGCCGAATCCGCCTGCTGCCAATTTCTGGTCGGTGACAGTCTACGACATCAAGAATCGTCTCATTATCCGTAACAAAACGAAACGCTCGGACCGCTCATCCCGAACGAAAGGGCTGATCAAAAACAAAGACGGATCGGTTGATCTCTATTTTGGGCCAACCGCACCGAAAGGAAAAGAGCTCAACTGGATCCAGACCAACGAAGGCGAGTCGTTTTTCGTTTACCTTCGTCTCTACGGCCCGGAAGAAGCGTACTTCGATCAAACTTTCCCAATGAACAAAATTGAGAAAGTGAATTAGATGTGCCCAGACACGACTCCATCCATTCCAGAAAGTAACGAGATATGAAGGGTACCATACTTGCGATCGCTGTGCTCGGGTTAATAGCCGGGCCACATCTGACTCAAATTCCGAAATTGAAAATGGCGTCCGACGTCCCGCCGTCGATCACTGTTGCGGACAAGGTGGAAACATCGATTGGTACTCTCGAATTCTTCGACGGTGTTCCAAAAGAGAAGACTGTTACCAAACTCTACGACTTCATGGATCGCGGCCGAGCCGTGGAAGCCTTTTTGAGCTGTATTCCCGCGATGTCGATGGAACAGATTCGCGCCGGGCTAGCCGCAGCCGGTGCGGATGAATGTCATGAAATTGTCATCTTCGACAAGCTGATGGACTCGAAAAGTCTCTTCCTGACTGGGAATACTTCGACGATGTACGCGATGGGATTTCTCGACTTGAAGCGGGACGGACCCACAGTCATCGAATTGCCCCAAGGCATGCTGGGCATGATCAACGACAGGGCGTTCCTTTACGTGACTGACCTTGGAATGGCTGGTCCCGATAAGGGAAAAGGTGGCAAGTATTTGGTGCTTCCACCTGGCTTCAAGGGAGAGGTACCCGACGGATATTTTGTGGTCAAAACCAATACCTACGGACACTGGTTGTTCATGCGGGGGCTGCTCGACAAAGGCTTAAAGGCCGCTTCCGATAACATTCGCAACAACCTTAAGGTCTATCCGCTTTCAAGAGCGGCCTCTCCTAAAGACATGTCGTTCACCAACATTTCCGGCAAGACTGTCAATACTATTCTGCCCAACGATGTCAGCTTCTTTGAGAGAATTCACGCGTTGATTCAAATTGAGCCGGACAGCTTCCTGGGGCCGGAACGCAAAGGCCTGCTTGCGTCGATCGGCATCGAGAAGGGAAAGAAATTTCGCCCGAGCGATCGCATGAAGCAAATCCTCTCTGACGCTGCGGCGATTGCTAACGGAGCAGCTCGGGCGATCTCGATCTATCCGCGAAACCCAGGCCAGTTTGTCTATGGTCCAGACAGTCCTTGGTTGATGGCTTACGGCGACAAGGACACGACGTTCACTCGCAACGGTGCCCGCGTTCTTGATGCTCGCATCTTCTTCCACTTCGGCTACATCTGCGTCTCACCTGCAATGGCCGTGACGATCCCAGGAAAGGGCTCCGATTACGCAATGAATATGGTCGACTCAAACGATCAGGCATTGGACGGGGCGAAAACCTATAAGCTCACCGTCCCTCCCAATGTGCCTGCGAAAGACTTCTGGGCCGTCACCGTTTATGACACTCAGACACGGTCGCAGCTCCAAACCGATCAACAGTTTCCGACAGTTGGCAGTCAGTCCGACGGAATTCAGAAGAACGACGACGGATCATACGACATCTACTTCTCTCCAGAAGCACCAGAGGGCAAGAATGCGAACTGGCTGCAAACAGTCCCCAGCAAAAGTTGGTGGATTGTTTTCCGGATGTATGGACCCGAACAGGCTTGGATCGACAAGTCGTGGCGACCGAGCGAGATTGAGCTAGTCAATTAATTTCAGGGAAATGATGAATATGAAATTATCGAAACCAATTGCATTCCTCGCGATCGTCTTTGCATTTGCTGGTGTATCTTATGCCCAGGATGCCAATCTGTTCAAATCGAATGAACCAAAGCAAACGGCGATAGACTTCGTCCCGGCTCCCGCTGTCATCGAAACCAACTTTGGCACGTTGAAATTCGAAGGTGGTGCATTTCCTGATAAACAGTCGACACGAAAGCTCTACGACGAACTGGATTTGCAAAGGGCGACTCAGGCTTACATGGATTTCTTTCCTGCAATGTCGCTTTACACCATCGTGAAGTCGCAGACGCGTGATTTTGGTTTTAGGACTTCTTCAGACATTGGAGTCGAAGCGGACTTCATGAAGCCAAGCGAAAATTATCTAACAGGTAACGACATTACCGTCTACGCGTTCGCCTCGATTGATCTAAAAATCGACGGCCCGACCGTCGTGGAAATTCCGGCCGGAATGTACGGCAACGCGAACGATGCCGCGTTTAAATACTTGACGGACTTCGGAGCGACGGGACCAGACAAGGGCAAAGGCGGTAAATACCTTTTTCTTCCACCCGGTTACAAGGATGATGCACCTGAAGGATACTATGTCTTTCACTCACCCAGCTATCGGATCTGGGCAATGATGCGAGGATTCGGCGAGGTCGGTAACGGTGACCAGGCCGTCAAATGGTTTGAAGAAAGACTCAAGGTTTATCCACTGAGTGAACCAAACCGTCGAGGGAAGGCAGTGAATTGTTCAGGCAAGGGAGCCAATACACTTCCACCCGAAGATGGTTCCTACTTCAAACTGCTTAACGACATTATTCAACATGAACCCTCCGAATTATTCAGTAAGGAACTCCTGGGAGATCTCGCAACGATTGGGATTGAGAAAGGTAAACCGTTCGCACCAGACGATAGAATGCAAAAGATCTTTCACAAGGCAGCCCTGCAGGGCGTCGCCATGTCGCGGGCCATTACTTATGCATCTCGAGAACCGGAGATCAACTATTGGCCAGAAAGACATTGGGAGAAAATGTTCGTTCGCAACACCGAGTTTGTGTTTCGCGGTCATAACGATATCGACGCTCGGACATTGTGGCATTATCAGGCGATCTGTGTTTCGCCAAATCTGCTTTCAACCACCCCAGGGGTCGGAACAGCTTACTTGACCTGTTTCCGAGACAAACAGGCCAACTATCTGATCGGTGACAAGACCTATCGATTGCGAGTACCGGCAAACCCACCCGTGAAGCGTTTTTGGGCCGTGACCGCTTACGATCCAACCAGCCGCAGCCTGCTCAATTCGGGTGGTAACATCACAATTGGCAGCATGCGAGATCCAAAAGTCAATGACGATGGTTCAGTGGACGTTTACTTCGGTGCGGAATTACCCGCGGGAGTCAACAAAAAGAACTGGATTAAGACTGACCCCGAAAAAGGCTTCTTCGTCGTCTTTAGGTTTTACGGCCCACTCGAAGGTTATATCAACAAGACCTGGAAACTGAGCGACTTTGAATTGATCGATTGACCAGTTCGATGATCTGAGAGTTGGATTCGCACGTCAAAAGGAAACGGAATGAGCATCATAAAGAATGAGCCGGTTTACGAGTTCAAGGACAGCGATTACACGCACCCGCGTCACATCATCGTGTCCGGTACTAATGAAGAGATTGGCCACGATTTGGGCAATTTGGCCCGCGAGGAGTACGGTACCAAACTCTGCGTTTATGATGATCCGGTTTACGCAAAGGCCCGCCGAGAGTATCTGTCGCGGAACTGGCCCGAAATGTTGGAAAAATCGAAGGGAGTTCTCAAAGCCTACGGCCTAGATGAAGACGACGTCATCTTTGATGGCACGACACTGCCCTACGACTTCTACGACTCAACTAGAGGTGTCAGTCTCGGAGCCAACACCTGCTCCGCGGTCGTGCTTCCCTGCGAGAAGACCGATACCGGAGCGACTTTTGCCTCTCGCAACTTTGACCTCATGGCGATGGTGCTTTGGAGTGAACTCATCGGCAAAACCCCACCCGAAGGGGCACACAATTGCTGGGAGCGCGGCATCGTCCTGGAGACCCGGCCCGATCAAGGTTACAAGACAATTCAGGTTGGTGGACACGAGGTTCTCTCTCCATGGATTGACGGCATCAATGAGGAAGGACTCTATGTCACCGCGTTCCATGATCCGTGGGGCGTGGGAGGCGAAACATCTCCTTCGGGAGGCATGGACGTTTCCGGGATCACGATGATTCAATCATTTGGATACATCCTCTCGACGTGTGCGACGGTGGAAGAAGCGAAGCACTTGATTCTTAGAAACCACCTCACGCAGGTTCTGATCAATGCACACGTCTTGATCGCTGATCGCCAAGGGAATGCGACCGCTTTTGAAATTGATCAGAAAACCCAGGCTTATGTTTTTGTGGATCGCAAAGCGGGCGAACCATTCTTCATCACGAACCATCCGTTGCATCTCTTTCCGACTCCAGACACGTTTCCTGAAATCAACATGGAGGCTGAACACAATTCATTTACTCGCCAGGTTTTGCTGAACGATGCCTACGCAAGACTGAAGCCCCCCTTCAAACGTGAGGATGCCACAAGTTTGACCGATGCGATTCATTGCGCGTTCATTGACGACGAGAAGGCTGAAGCAGGGCCGAAAGAACGCACGCTGATCAATGTGAATGTTGACCTTTCCAAACCGGAGATCGATATCCGTTGGTATCTTGGCGATGTTGGTCCAGTGGCCGGAACGAATCACATCGAAGATCGAATGAGCAACTTCTACACATTTGGGTTTTGATTAGAGGTAGTTTCAAAACCATTTAATTAACGTGAACATGCAGGCGAGTTGAACGAAGCCGAAATAGAGGTGGTCATAGTGTTCGTAGCGGACCGTCAGTCTTCGATGATTGAACAACCAGCTGATGCTTCGTTCGACGCGGTAGCGTCGCTTCAATCGTCGGGCCGCGCGTCCGTCTTGCGTTGCAGGTTTCTTTCGGCTTCGTCGATGGTGACAGATCAACTCGATCTGTTGCAGGCCCAGTCGGTTGCGGAGCGGATCACTGTCGGCGGCCCGATCATACATCAGCCGTGCCGGTTTCCGATCGAGGGCTCGTTGATCGATGAGCGGTTCAATCAACTTGACTTCCGCCTTGTTGGCACTTGCGATGTCAACGGACAACGGGGTGCCCTGAGAATCCACCATCAACATGATTTTCGTTCCCTTGCCTTTCTTCGTGTTGCCGACCGATGCGCCCCCTTTTTAGCAGGAGCAAACGTCCCGTCGGCGATGGCTTCCTCCCAATCAATCTCGCGAAACTCGTCAAGTTGCCCCAACAAGCGAATCCACGCCTTGCGGAACACGCCCGACTCGGTCCATTCTTTGAGTCGTCGCCAACATGTTGCAGGACTGGGGTATCGTTCTGGTAAATCTTTCCATCGTGCGCCACTGACCAGTACCCATAACACGCCTTCCAAACATCGCCGAGCGGGCACCCGCGGGCGTCCTCCGGCGATGGTCATGACTGGCTCGGGAAAGAGGTCTTCGATCAGATTCCATTGCTCATCATTGAGATACGGCTTCGGAGTCGTCCTGGCCCCCGTTCGATTCCGACCCAAATTGGGCCACATCGGCAGGGTGATTAACATTTGAGTGTCTCCTTTCGGAGGCACTGGTATGCAATTCGCTTGCCAATCCGTTCACATTAATCAGAAGTTTTGAAACTACCTCTAGTGTGATGATCACCGAGACCAATAAGTACCGTCACCTCGGCGAAGATTCAGTACTTTGACCACAGTCAGCTCGACTCCGCAAGAGAATGGCTGGCATCCAATACTTAGAGAAATTGGAGGCATTTTACATGGAGCATATTTCCCTTAATCCTACGACGACAAAAGGAAGCGAACTCTCTTCAGATGAGCAATTCGGCAAGGCTCTAGACGAATCGCTGTTCTCTGCAGATAGCCTGGAAAAAGCGACGGCGATTCTGCGTGAAAACCCGAGTCTGGATTTGCACAGCCACCTCGGCGTCTGGGAGACGAGAGGAATTGACAAGGTTGGCATGCCACCTTCTGTCTACAAGGGTGACGCTCATCTCAAAGAGAATCTCGAAGGGATGATTGCCGGCATCAACAAGTGCGCCTACATATGCTTTACAGGCGACTTTCCGCTGATCAACTTTGCCAAGCCAGGACACTGCGGTAGCCCATGAAAAACGGACAGTGGCGGATTTGTGTTAGACGGCCGCTGCAGCCGCCTCGGTTTTCTCGACTCTTCGGTGATCGGCCGTTCGCTTGTGAAACTGGCATTCGAAGTCGTTGGGTGAGACGTATTCGAGCGTTTCATGCCGCCGACGTTCGTTGTAGAACATCTCGATGTAGTTGAACACGCTGGCACGAGTAGACTCCAGATCGGCATAGATCTGATGGTTGGTCCACTCGTACTTCAGGCTCCAGAAGAACCGTTCAGCGACTGCGTTGTCGTAGCAGTTGCCCGTCCTCGACATCGAACAAGTGATGCCGAGAGTTCGCAGTGTCCTCTGATACGAATCGCTTGTGTACTGGCAGCCGCGGTCGCTGTGAT from Rubinisphaera italica includes the following:
- a CDS encoding transposase; amino-acid sequence: MLMVDSQGTPLSVDIASANKAEVKLIEPLIDQRALDRKPARLMYDRAADSDPLRNRLGLQQIELICHHRRSRKKPATQDGRAARRLKRRYRVERSISWLFNHRRLTVRYEHYDHLYFGFVQLACMFTLIKWF
- a CDS encoding DUF1254 domain-containing protein; translation: MRTNCQLPFGLIALAAFCYSSASAQTSRDTYLGKLKFQDQTITKKTAELLHEQIALQRATQLVTWAMPMMNFETLYPAMLINQKMSEKDVFFSLCDGYDGVYPYMTANVTTPYTIAMSDMSKTGPVVLDLPAGEIYGVVNNAWMQPLKEIGSGEPETLLLLGPGQKAPKSFKGETIQSNTFLVLYFYRALGTGEEAKKLRTAVQAYKLSEAKKPPKTKFIKYAPKPGDKVMINTQPRDFRFWKLVNAYVQREPMAERDRFFYAWLKDLGIEKGKPFKPTDKQKETMQKALDVGMAMAQAISFNKTKEMFATSLYRGDSGWEDAMAGMNPKIDLKNYSQFNERASYGFEATTTSAGMVSRVPGKGSAYLGSYYDADGNALMGGKHYQLRIEPNPPAANFWSVTVYDIKNRLIIRNKTKRSDRSSRTKGLIKNKDGSVDLYFGPTAPKGKELNWIQTNEGESFFVYLRLYGPEEAYFDQTFPMNKIEKVN
- a CDS encoding DUF1254 domain-containing protein, whose protein sequence is MKLSKPIAFLAIVFAFAGVSYAQDANLFKSNEPKQTAIDFVPAPAVIETNFGTLKFEGGAFPDKQSTRKLYDELDLQRATQAYMDFFPAMSLYTIVKSQTRDFGFRTSSDIGVEADFMKPSENYLTGNDITVYAFASIDLKIDGPTVVEIPAGMYGNANDAAFKYLTDFGATGPDKGKGGKYLFLPPGYKDDAPEGYYVFHSPSYRIWAMMRGFGEVGNGDQAVKWFEERLKVYPLSEPNRRGKAVNCSGKGANTLPPEDGSYFKLLNDIIQHEPSELFSKELLGDLATIGIEKGKPFAPDDRMQKIFHKAALQGVAMSRAITYASREPEINYWPERHWEKMFVRNTEFVFRGHNDIDARTLWHYQAICVSPNLLSTTPGVGTAYLTCFRDKQANYLIGDKTYRLRVPANPPVKRFWAVTAYDPTSRSLLNSGGNITIGSMRDPKVNDDGSVDVYFGAELPAGVNKKNWIKTDPEKGFFVVFRFYGPLEGYINKTWKLSDFELID
- a CDS encoding carcinine hydrolase/isopenicillin-N N-acyltransferase family protein, which translates into the protein MSIIKNEPVYEFKDSDYTHPRHIIVSGTNEEIGHDLGNLAREEYGTKLCVYDDPVYAKARREYLSRNWPEMLEKSKGVLKAYGLDEDDVIFDGTTLPYDFYDSTRGVSLGANTCSAVVLPCEKTDTGATFASRNFDLMAMVLWSELIGKTPPEGAHNCWERGIVLETRPDQGYKTIQVGGHEVLSPWIDGINEEGLYVTAFHDPWGVGGETSPSGGMDVSGITMIQSFGYILSTCATVEEAKHLILRNHLTQVLINAHVLIADRQGNATAFEIDQKTQAYVFVDRKAGEPFFITNHPLHLFPTPDTFPEINMEAEHNSFTRQVLLNDAYARLKPPFKREDATSLTDAIHCAFIDDEKAEAGPKERTLINVNVDLSKPEIDIRWYLGDVGPVAGTNHIEDRMSNFYTFGF
- a CDS encoding DUF1254 domain-containing protein, which codes for MKGTILAIAVLGLIAGPHLTQIPKLKMASDVPPSITVADKVETSIGTLEFFDGVPKEKTVTKLYDFMDRGRAVEAFLSCIPAMSMEQIRAGLAAAGADECHEIVIFDKLMDSKSLFLTGNTSTMYAMGFLDLKRDGPTVIELPQGMLGMINDRAFLYVTDLGMAGPDKGKGGKYLVLPPGFKGEVPDGYFVVKTNTYGHWLFMRGLLDKGLKAASDNIRNNLKVYPLSRAASPKDMSFTNISGKTVNTILPNDVSFFERIHALIQIEPDSFLGPERKGLLASIGIEKGKKFRPSDRMKQILSDAAAIANGAARAISIYPRNPGQFVYGPDSPWLMAYGDKDTTFTRNGARVLDARIFFHFGYICVSPAMAVTIPGKGSDYAMNMVDSNDQALDGAKTYKLTVPPNVPAKDFWAVTVYDTQTRSQLQTDQQFPTVGSQSDGIQKNDDGSYDIYFSPEAPEGKNANWLQTVPSKSWWIVFRMYGPEQAWIDKSWRPSEIELVN
- a CDS encoding DUF1254 domain-containing protein encodes the protein MKTTLALIGISAVFAGAFATTYQPPKMKMTTEIPDGISTPDILETPIGTLRSSDGVPDAATTQVVFDQLDFQRATQAYLSTIQISSMNAMRSGLLGFGPANRTALLFEDLMDSKALWLTPNTVSVYMALWLELGDEPMVIETPPNVLGLIDDAWFKYVADFGNAGPDKGMGGKFLILPPGYQGDVPEGYHVAKTETHGNWVLWRGFQEDGSTKPAVDATKKHFRVYALSQKDNPPKMSFVNVSGKFHNTIHRMDYGYWEELNDVIQREPTDALDPEILGWLATIGIQKGKEFKPDARMKKILTDAANVAAITARALTARPRDQRLYVYPGKRVWTNPFIQGRYDFLLDGVRLIDSRIYMHFYATGITPAMAIKNVGKGSQYLIAYLDKDENALDGSKTYKIHLPPNVPAKDFWSFTIYDTQTRSMLQTDQQFPGLDNNQKGLVQNKDGSYDIYFGPKPPKGFENNWIQSVPGKGWHTIFRLYGPLKPFYDKTWKPSDPELLK
- a CDS encoding transposase; amino-acid sequence: MLITLPMWPNLGRNRTGARTTPKPYLNDEQWNLIEDLFPEPVMTIAGGRPRVPARRCLEGVLWVLVSGARWKDLPERYPSPATCWRRLKEWTESGVFRKAWIRLLGQLDEFREIDWEEAIADGTFAPAKKGAHRSATRRKARERKSC